Proteins encoded within one genomic window of Candidatus Zymogenus saltonus:
- a CDS encoding CBS domain-containing protein gives MASMMAAKKLYPEAVLAFSGSQEKGLRDFLINSTFYVFDFARLKDIDLEKVTRLILVDISESDRIGPFKELVGKKGVDIHIYDHHPVDSKDISGSFEIIREVGATVSIFAQIFKEWNVHVTPDEATIMMLGIYEDTGSLTFTSTTVDDFKAAAFFLEAGANLNTVSDMLTRELTSEQIELLGELLKNQKVYNINGIDITIITVASESYVGDLAILVHKVKDIENIDVLFVLALLGDRIYLVARSRIDEVDAGEIAALFGGGGHPTAASASIKGLTLVEAAEKLVQVLRENVNPVRIASDIMSFPVKSVKEDITVSGAGKVISRYNVNVLAIVDKKGRLAGTISRQTIERGNVHGLGELPVKEFMNTELATVGPNAPLREIQGLIIDGNQRFLPVVKDGKLLGAITRTDLLRALYYGAGPRGHSPEETLEESSMARTRSVVKLMEERLPPRVMEILKEIGTTAGDLGFNAYVVGGFVRDLWLRRENLDIDVVIEGDGIALARHLEKEKGVKIRTHKKFGTAVVIYPDGYKVDVATARTEYYRSPGSLPIIEGSTLKLDLYRRDFTINTLAVKLDPRGFGILIDFFGALRDLKNKAIRVIQNLSFVEDPTRVFRAIRFEQRFNYHIGKQTEKLIKNAVKINVFEHLKGKRLYTEMMLIFDEEEPYLTIERLASFDLLKFIHPDIKADKSMKKIFNRIKEVSSWYDLLFMDEPYDKRRLYFYALTYELNESQRDDLLTRMMTSTSEMRTITAELTGAASAMNRLALAKDVSPSTVYNILKDLKLVTLLFMLAISTREKTRLYISRFITTSRNVRVETRGKDLVKLGLTPGELFGEILNELLMLRLDGKLDGKKSEIEYVKKKYLPKKAKKEEETKAPEETLGVNIPRA, from the coding sequence ATGGCGTCAATGATGGCCGCAAAGAAGCTCTATCCCGAGGCCGTGCTCGCTTTTTCCGGCTCTCAGGAAAAGGGTTTGAGGGATTTCCTCATCAATTCCACTTTTTACGTCTTCGATTTCGCCAGGCTCAAGGATATCGACCTCGAAAAGGTCACGAGGCTCATCCTCGTGGACATTTCCGAGAGCGACCGGATAGGCCCGTTCAAGGAGCTGGTGGGCAAAAAGGGAGTCGACATCCATATCTACGATCATCACCCGGTCGACAGCAAGGATATCTCCGGCTCCTTCGAGATCATCAGGGAGGTGGGGGCCACCGTATCGATCTTTGCACAGATATTCAAGGAGTGGAATGTCCACGTTACCCCGGACGAGGCCACAATCATGATGCTCGGGATATACGAGGACACCGGCTCCCTCACGTTTACGTCCACCACCGTGGACGATTTTAAGGCCGCCGCCTTCTTTCTCGAAGCCGGGGCAAACCTTAACACCGTCTCTGATATGCTCACAAGGGAGCTCACCTCGGAGCAGATCGAGCTTCTGGGAGAGCTTCTCAAAAACCAGAAGGTCTACAACATCAACGGGATCGACATCACGATAATCACCGTAGCCTCCGAGTCCTACGTGGGAGACCTCGCGATCCTCGTCCACAAGGTCAAGGACATCGAAAATATCGACGTCCTCTTCGTCCTGGCGCTCTTGGGCGACAGGATATACCTCGTTGCACGAAGCAGGATAGACGAGGTAGATGCGGGGGAGATAGCCGCATTGTTCGGAGGCGGTGGACATCCCACCGCGGCGTCCGCATCAATAAAGGGATTGACCCTGGTCGAGGCGGCGGAGAAATTGGTCCAGGTCTTAAGGGAGAACGTCAATCCGGTCCGCATCGCGTCGGACATCATGTCCTTTCCCGTAAAATCGGTTAAGGAGGACATCACCGTCAGCGGCGCGGGAAAGGTCATATCCCGCTACAACGTCAACGTCCTGGCGATAGTCGATAAAAAGGGGCGTCTGGCCGGCACCATATCGAGGCAGACCATCGAGCGGGGCAACGTTCACGGCCTCGGTGAGCTTCCGGTAAAGGAATTCATGAACACGGAGCTTGCAACGGTAGGCCCAAACGCCCCCCTACGGGAGATCCAGGGACTGATAATCGATGGGAACCAGCGGTTCCTCCCGGTGGTCAAGGACGGGAAGCTTTTGGGTGCGATAACGAGGACCGACCTCCTTCGCGCCCTCTACTACGGCGCCGGGCCCAGGGGACACTCTCCTGAAGAGACCCTGGAGGAAAGCTCGATGGCCAGGACCCGGTCGGTCGTAAAGCTCATGGAGGAGAGACTCCCCCCGAGGGTAATGGAGATATTGAAGGAGATAGGAACGACGGCGGGCGATCTCGGATTTAACGCCTACGTCGTGGGGGGATTTGTCCGTGACCTATGGCTCAGGCGGGAAAACCTCGACATAGACGTCGTAATCGAGGGGGACGGCATCGCCCTGGCAAGGCATCTTGAAAAGGAGAAAGGGGTCAAAATCAGAACCCACAAGAAATTCGGCACGGCCGTAGTGATATATCCGGACGGCTACAAGGTGGACGTGGCGACGGCGAGGACCGAGTATTACCGCTCCCCCGGGTCACTCCCGATAATTGAGGGCTCCACCCTAAAGCTCGACCTCTACCGGAGGGATTTCACCATCAACACGCTGGCGGTCAAGCTCGATCCGAGGGGATTTGGAATCCTCATAGACTTCTTCGGCGCGTTGAGGGACCTCAAGAACAAGGCCATCAGGGTCATCCAGAACCTCTCCTTCGTGGAAGACCCCACAAGGGTCTTCAGGGCGATCCGCTTCGAGCAACGGTTCAACTATCACATCGGAAAGCAGACCGAAAAGCTGATCAAAAACGCCGTCAAGATAAACGTGTTCGAGCACCTCAAGGGAAAGCGCCTCTACACGGAGATGATGCTGATCTTCGACGAGGAGGAGCCGTACCTAACAATAGAGAGGCTCGCGTCCTTCGACCTTCTGAAATTCATCCACCCGGACATCAAGGCCGACAAGTCGATGAAGAAAATCTTCAACAGGATAAAGGAGGTCTCATCATGGTATGACCTCCTCTTCATGGATGAACCGTACGACAAGAGGCGGCTATACTTTTATGCGCTAACATACGAATTAAACGAAAGCCAGAGGGATGACCTACTTACCCGCATGATGACCTCCACTAGCGAAATGAGAACCATCACCGCGGAGCTCACCGGCGCCGCCTCCGCCATGAACAGGCTGGCCCTCGCAAAGGATGTCTCCCCCAGCACCGTTTACAACATACTTAAAGACCTAAAGCTCGTGACGCTCCTCTTTATGCTGGCCATATCCACGAGGGAGAAAACCAGGCTCTATATCTCCAGGTTTATCACGACCTCAAGAAACGTCAGGGTAGAGACGAGGGGAAAGGACCTCGTAAAGCTGGGCCTTACGCCGGGAGAGCTGTTTGGGGAGATACTGAACGAGCTTTTGATGCTCCGACTGGACGGCAAACTGGACGGGAAGAAATCGGAGATCGAATACGTGAAAAAGAAGTATCTCCCCAAGAAGGCGAAAAAGGAGGAGGAGACCAAAGCGCCCGAAGAGACGCTGGGCGTGAATATCCCGAGGGCTTAA